The region GTACAAAGTTAACATATTTGaagataaaattttgaaaacacTAATTATGAAGGATAGAAGGAACAAATTGACTAGTTATAACTtgataacaaaagaaaaaatagtaataatcaATGTTGTATGAACAAAATGACTATATTTCCTGACAAATGCTATAAATTgttatattcattatattaattcTTTGGGAATTAATCAAGCtctctagattttttttttttcaaaggcATTTGAGATATTCCATACATAATAGAGGAAAGGTAGCCAAGGTCAACAAGTTACTTTGACAGGCCGGATAATGACCTACAAATCTAGCTATTAAGGGCAATTTATATCTGGGTACACATAGCATTATGGCAATAGTTATTGCGTGGATTGTGATCCACACTCCACGGTCcaaaaacgacatcgttttgcgtaatttttttttcacgcGACCCactgtaatatacatttttataattcataatttacattattctaactcataaagtacattatcttactccagaagtttcattattctaacacataatgtacattattctgaCTCATAACGCACATTATTCTAAGTCATAAAATTCGACAACGTCATTTTGgatcgtggtccacacagctgtgtggaccgcAATTTTCCATATTATGGACCATGGATTGAAACGACCaaatacagaattcatactcgtaagatACATAATTTGATCACACAACACAAAAAGAATCGCAACACAAGACACaacatagcattatggacccaGCTAAATTGAAATGATgagatacaaaattcatactcataaGGTACAAAgttttataacacaagacacaaaaaatcataatacaagacacatacacatgttatatatttaattatttttcaaatacgATTTAGGTGCTAAACACAAAATTAACTTCACAatacaagacacataaattcgacacaattactaatttatttcaggtacaaaattcacactcacaaggtacaaaatttcataacgcaAGACACCAAaagtcataacacaaaacacaaacacGTGACCAAGATCCATAATGCAGTAGTGTGAactctggtccatggtataacgattggaTATTAAGTGTGTAAAGGCGTTGCAAGATGAAGAAATAATGGCCTACAAATCTAGATATTAGGTGAAATATGATATTACGTGATTGAAAGTAAATTATATCCAAATGCATTCTTGTCGTAGACAAAGCTATATCTACAAGCTTACTTCACATTCGGACAATGGCAATTAATTAAGTGTGATCGCTATGTGAATTGTCGAATTTATGATTCAATCCGTTCAAACATATCTGCCCTAAGCAGTCATGTTTGACGTGAAGGTGTTTCTTCAATTCATCTTGGCCACGCATACAATTTCAATACATATGATTGATAATAACAATTCCTGAATCCGGCCATCAAATCCATTCCGCGTTTGAACCAAACACCGTATAGTACccattttcaattttgtaaaaGGATTtggttataatatatatcaatattaagttattaacatttacaaatcaaaatgaaaaagttgataaaaattCTTATATCAGGGTGGGATCATACATGCAAATGATATCATGGACCAGGATCTACTTTACATTGTATTGTGAACTATGgtctaaaatgacattcagattatgtgtctgcagttaacatattatgtgtctgtaaataaactgaagacacataatatgttaactacaagaacataatatgttaattaacgACAACCACGTAAGatgtagttaacatatatattatgtgccttcaatgTAATTACATGCACATGATCTATTAACTGAAAACATATATTATGCtaattgcaaacacataatttttggatcaaATTCCACAATGCAATGTGAACCCTGATTCATGGTACTGCAATTGGAGCACGCGTCCATTGGTCAGGTACTGTGTGAAATAGTGTGTGTTTATATAATttacactttttaaaacttttggaCAAATTTACAACCCGTTTGAATTGGTTCGCGAAAAATATTTGaggaatgaaattgaaattcaatggaaaagaaaatataaggAAGATTGATTTCATTATTGGGTTAGTGGAAAGAAATTACTGATaatattgatttcattgtttggttggatttgaaaTTGTAAGGAAAAATGAGTATATAAAAACCAATATGCCTCTACACAGTAgtaatgataataaaagtaatagtgatttttaaattaaaatattattacaatatcataaatttatatatatatatatatatgtgtgtgtgtgtgtgtgtgtgtgtgtgtgtgtgtgtgtgtgtgtgttattgtaataatataataaaaattattatacatatttggTCCAAATGTCTATGATGGTAAAATTGTCTCATCAAATGATAAATTTTTCACAATgtctatgaaaaataaaataccaaTATTGTTAAAAAACTTTTCaagtgaaaaatatatttttcatgaaCCAAATCATAAAAAACTgaatttttctcaaatttataaaaaaaaatgttcctTATAAGTAGTTTTCCATCCAACAAAACACTGCTTTAGTTGTTACGTAAGACTACCCCCATCCGTGAAATGTGGGAGTTTGCAAGACTACACTGTTCCTTATGGCACTTGTCTTGCAAGATTGCACAATAATCAAGCTGggcaaaaaatataaaagttggCATTATTTCTGTagttgttttatgtttttttagaactattattattattattattaaaatttatattattgaaattaTAGGGATTTGAAATTGGGACCTATTTTTTAAAGTGAATTAGAGTTACATGGATGTAGAAAATATAGTGAGCTAGAGAATAGTAAAGTTGATAATGTATAAATagaattattttgaaaacaagagAATATTGCAGGAAAAAGAATAGCCTAAAAACCTCATTACTCTCCCCTTACTCATTCATTTTCTCTTACTTTTCACATCGGTCAACAATCTACTTAAAAATATGTTTATCAAAAATCATTGTCtttgtgctttattttttttaaagacaagaattttatttttccgtttaaattggtgtgttgtctttaaggaCATTTTGAATACATAAGACTTCTAGCGGTTTTAAAAGTTTGTTGtatttgtacattttattcAACGACAACAGTTTTATTTAGGTGTTGTTGGTGTCCATTTTGAATACACAACACATTTATGACAGTGGTTGTAAAAGTCTGTTgtctttatacaatttttttaacgaCAATAATTTTTATCAGTTACGGTTAGTGTATTGTCTTTAAACATACTTTGAATACAAAATACTTTTATGacaaacatttttaaaagtagTTCCTTATCTTTGTCTGATCTTCTTTAAACAATAACGATTTTATTTATCGGTATATCACATTTTCAATACACAATACTTCTAAGATAAAACACCTCACCCTGTCGGTAAATCATTAAGACACATTAATAACGTGTTGCGTGACAAATACCAACAAATCCATGCAGCAATCATTGAATAGACACATCCTATCCGATCCCCACACTTGTGCGCCTATTAAATCCTTCCCAGCCTCGTTCCTCTTCCCTCATCTCCAACTCTCACAGAagtttaattaatacatattttCAAAATGGGTACACCATATTTAttcctctctctcttcctcttctCGGCCTTACTTTCCAACAACGCAGCACAGACGCCCCCGGCAGTGCTCGACACCGACGGAAACACCGTCCAAGGCGGCGTCAAGTACGTCATCGTCCCAGTACAGCCAAGCCAAGGCGGAGGGCTCGACCTCGCCTCCACCGGCAACCAGACCTGCCCGAAGAGCGTGGTCCAAGACGCCCCGAAAGTGACGGGCAACTCGGTAACGTTCTTCCCCGTGAACCCCAAAGACGTGGTTCGCAACGGCACGGATCTCAACGTCCAGTTCTCCGGCTCAAACGCGGGATGCCCCGAGTCTACTCTCTGGCAAATCGCACACGACCCGGAAAACACTGACGTCACCCAGTACGTGTTGAGCGGTGGAGATAAGGGAAACCCCAGTTTCTCCACGGCGAGAAGCTGGTTCATGATTCTGAAGACCAAAAATGGGTACAAGTTCAAGTTTTGTCCGGTGTCGTTGTGTGACTGCAATCCTGTTTGCCAAGATATTGCCATTACGGTGGAGAACGGACAGAGGCGTTTGGTAGTAGACTTACGCCTTACACCTTTGGAGGTCAACTTTAAGAAGGCTTAAAAATGTTCGATCTATATATGTGCTAGCTGATCCTAAATTATCTTAGCGATTTGGATGTAGTAGTAGTACAATAAACCATCCTCAAGAGAGAAATGGTCTAAGAACAATGAAATAAACATTACTCCATATACTGGTTATAGTACGTACTGTTATTTCTCTTTAGTTTTATACATATAGAGTGCTATTCATTAGTACGTATACGTCTTGTGCAAAATATCATGTACAATGATTAAGTATATATGTTAAAgatttattaccgaaatggtccctcggctattgtgaaattattaatttggtcatcgacaatttttcttgcctaattaagttctcgactttgaaaaatttaaccaatttggtcatccgtttattttggtgttaaaaaACCGTTAAgttgggaccaaattgataacttttctatagttaagggaccattttgataattaatttttgactaaaattgtcccttgattataatgaaattatcaatttggtcccggtTTAACGAATATTAAACAGTAAAATAAACATAGGAACAAAatggttaattttttaaaagtcgaTGATTTAactgggcaagaaaaattgtcgtgGACCAAATTgtaatagtcgatggaccatttcagtaataaactcaTATGTTAAACAACTAAAAGCatacaataaaaaatttttaaaaataggaataagggttaaataggccatcaaactacaATTAGGTCACTCAACAGCAAATTCAAGCAAATAAACCTAAAGTGGCCTGTTGACCAAGTAATTAGATGATGTGGCGATTacgaaattaatttttattttatgaaattgtcCTGTTTTATCATTTTTGCTTAGAAATACCTAAAAATGATAAAGAACTAAGTACCAAAATTCAATCAATCTAAACTAGAAGTAAACCAAATTTATTTGAAATAACTAATAGAAATAAGTGCATTTGAACACTTATCAAATACTTCACATTTAACttttttgcttgtcctcaagcaaaacTCAAAATGatggtggtgttggtggtggtagtggtattggtggtggtggtggcggcgacggcggtggtggtgtggtggtgtggtagtggtggtggtgatgatggtggtgtggtagtggtggtgatggtgtaGTTGTCTTGtgatgtggtggtggtggttcggtgcttgtggtggtggtggtagtaataataataatctgaaaattaatttaaaaaaagaaaagagggaagattgatgaaaattaaagaatctgAAAAATACCTTTCGACTAAAAAACTTAAGAAGACATTTTTCGCCGAATtggatctttaaaaaaaaaattgttgaccaaaataaatattttcttttgactcCGTTTTGTTCGAGTATTATaccaaaaaatctaaaaaatgacttctgaaaatcattttccaaattttcaaacatttaaattccttttcaatttcttcttttattttgatatttccTTTTGGGGTTGATTTGAACAACCAACAAACACGCcaaaataactttaattttatacattttaaataattaaataagatgAATCTCATTTAATTTAGACTTACAAATACAAAACCAAACAGAATCTTAGAAAGAAAATCTTAAGGGGTGTATTCCATcatgacttttataaacttttatatcaactttaaaagtttggcggtattcaatttagacttttaaaaactctttaaaagtctactgatattgaatcaagactttttaaaactctttaaaaatatactggtattcgattcaaacttttatagagtcattaaaagtctactggtattcaaaaagttattaattttCATAGACTCTGTCATAATAGGATTTCGATAgactttttctttattaatataaatatatgaaatccAACCCTTAAACCCCAAACTTATCAAGATTCTCTCCAAACTTTTTTATCTCTATGTAAACTAGAcacatttttcatcaattttacgcTACGTTTCAAACCTTTCATAAATTTCATATACTTTGctatgaaaaattattatttactaatgtttagaacaaaatttatttgtgtgaatagcaaaaaaaaaaattgttgcgaACAGCCGGGGCTGCTGTTcgcagcaaaaaaaaaagaaattattgcgAACAGCAGCTGTTCGCAGCATGAGAATTCTGCTGCAACCAGCATCACATGCTGGTTGCAACAgaatttctaattttattttttaattttattttttataaattttattcaattaatataatgttatataattgtatattcattaattattaatatatgtatttgtgttaaattgattttttgagaaatttttatttattttgtatttagtgaaaattaactatattttcttaatatataatacactctatttttttaataatcaatatttattatttatttttttttacaatgcattaatttatttataatttataaaatatatttttgtaagaaaattataaataatatattaatagaagttatggaatgtttgtaagggcgtattcaatttagagttttaatgacttttgtaaactttttaatatgaacaagtttttaaaagtctataaatgtttgtataaactcttacaaagttgatgaaagtttaaaatattctagaaaagtttacaaaaactctacaaaagtcaattaaaatccatcactttaaaagtctttGAAATTCTTTTAAGAGTCTTGTTTGTTCAAATTTTTTGAACATTATTATTTCAAACACAATTCTTAGCTCTTATATTTTTGGAAGGAGGTATTGGATAATGCTGAATCACATAGATAGATCAGAGTACTATAAACAATTTAAACTCTCTCAAACTTGAGCTCCAAAGGATCATCTGTAAGAGCCAAACGCCTCTGCCCATCCTCCACAACGATTCCCACGTTTTTGCAAATGACT is a window of Ipomoea triloba cultivar NCNSP0323 chromosome 11, ASM357664v1 DNA encoding:
- the LOC115996286 gene encoding kunitz trypsin inhibitor 5-like, with the protein product MGTPYLFLSLFLFSALLSNNAAQTPPAVLDTDGNTVQGGVKYVIVPVQPSQGGGLDLASTGNQTCPKSVVQDAPKVTGNSVTFFPVNPKDVVRNGTDLNVQFSGSNAGCPESTLWQIAHDPENTDVTQYVLSGGDKGNPSFSTARSWFMILKTKNGYKFKFCPVSLCDCNPVCQDIAITVENGQRRLVVDLRLTPLEVNFKKA